One stretch of Mycolicibacterium fallax DNA includes these proteins:
- the phoU gene encoding phosphate signaling complex protein PhoU, with translation MRTAYHEQLDALSSLLGEMCGLSGRAMERATQALLQADLVLAEAVISDHDQITAMSAKAEESAFVLLALQAPVARDLRSIVSAIQIVADIDRMGALALHVAKIARRRHPQHALPEEVNGYFAEMGRVAVELGNSAQDVLITRDPERAAQIQEEDDAMDDLHRHLFSVMMDREWKHGVAAAIDVTLLGRFYERFADHAVEVARRVIFQAIGTYPNDDALTVPNN, from the coding sequence ATGCGGACCGCCTACCACGAACAACTGGACGCCCTCTCCTCGCTGCTCGGCGAGATGTGCGGGCTGTCCGGGCGGGCCATGGAGCGCGCGACCCAGGCGCTGCTGCAGGCCGACCTGGTGCTCGCCGAGGCCGTCATCAGCGACCACGACCAGATCACCGCGATGAGCGCGAAGGCCGAAGAATCCGCCTTCGTGCTGCTGGCGCTGCAGGCGCCGGTGGCCCGGGACCTGCGCTCCATCGTCAGCGCCATCCAGATCGTCGCCGACATCGACCGGATGGGCGCGCTGGCGCTGCACGTCGCCAAGATCGCCCGCCGCCGGCACCCGCAGCACGCGCTGCCCGAGGAGGTCAACGGCTACTTCGCCGAGATGGGCCGGGTCGCCGTCGAACTGGGCAACAGCGCCCAGGATGTGCTGATCACCCGGGATCCGGAGCGGGCCGCCCAGATCCAGGAAGAGGACGACGCGATGGACGACCTGCATCGCCACCTGTTCTCGGTGATGATGGACCGGGAGTGGAAGCACGGCGTCGCCGCGGCCATCGACGTGACCCTGCTCGGCAGGTTCTACGAACGGTTCGCCGACCACGCCGTCGAGGTGGCCCGCCGGGTCATCTTCCAGGCGATCGGCACCTACCCCAACGACGACGCGCTGACGGTCCCCAACAACTGA